The following are from one region of the Thermococcus cleftensis genome:
- a CDS encoding DUF460 domain-containing protein, with the protein MRVRPILILGLDVISENPKRFAVVSWFNGRLERKGEFTLYRLIRFIQAKRPDIVAIDSVTELGEDLRKFLRALPPETKLVQVTGRPGEQRSLQSLAREHGIRTADRFDPYEEAKLSALLASRGVGYEVLAFEDEVIVRVTRGRSHGKGGWSQDRYRKRVHNLVRDKVREIEDRLRRADIPFDLETEERDHGLARGEFRVYASREELAGLIRPMRGGDVEVRIQPVERAELGFAPLKGEEAVRERRSIIVGIDPGITVGIAAIDLKGNIVALHSERNMPVGEVFRFISEVGHPVVVATDVSPAPGFVEKIARSFKANLFVPRESLRVEEKNELLRGLGIKVEDDHQRDALAAAYKAYLRLKPKLEHIDAKLRDAGLSKKADEVKALVIQGYNLGEAMQRVAARREDRRPEPRQEESGSVDVRPYLRKIRELEERIEFLERENEELRGIIREQRRTIERLERRIADYDEEVRRKVLRERELEAKVKRIEVLEKQLKEAKAVIERLSRDLVQVKRMNVVEIRGSAVPLKVMNVLSWRELERLEREVGIRRGDVLFVLNPAGAGKAIAEELVEKGIGALITERPLPEPVREVLREAHVPFFTSEELDVKRVDEFAVVERETLEGAIEELLSRWEREDERREAEKVLRLLEEYRLERKKELLRRAEEEARAGRKT; encoded by the coding sequence ATGAGGGTGAGGCCTATTCTGATCCTCGGCCTTGACGTGATAAGTGAGAACCCGAAGAGGTTCGCCGTCGTGAGCTGGTTCAACGGAAGGCTCGAGAGAAAGGGGGAGTTCACCCTCTACCGCCTAATCCGGTTCATTCAGGCCAAGAGGCCCGATATAGTGGCGATAGACAGCGTGACCGAGCTCGGTGAGGACCTGAGGAAGTTCCTACGGGCGCTTCCGCCGGAGACGAAGCTCGTCCAGGTGACCGGGAGGCCCGGGGAGCAGAGGAGCCTCCAGAGCCTCGCAAGGGAGCACGGCATAAGAACAGCAGACAGGTTCGACCCCTACGAGGAGGCGAAGCTCTCCGCCCTGCTCGCGAGCAGGGGCGTTGGCTACGAGGTTCTGGCCTTTGAGGACGAGGTTATAGTCAGGGTAACCCGGGGCAGGAGCCACGGCAAGGGCGGCTGGAGCCAGGATCGCTACAGGAAGCGCGTGCACAACCTCGTCCGCGACAAGGTGAGGGAGATAGAGGACAGGCTCAGAAGGGCGGATATACCCTTCGACCTTGAGACGGAGGAGAGGGACCACGGCCTGGCCAGGGGCGAGTTCAGGGTGTACGCGAGCAGGGAGGAGCTGGCCGGGCTGATAAGGCCGATGCGCGGTGGCGACGTCGAGGTGAGAATCCAGCCTGTGGAGAGGGCCGAGCTGGGCTTTGCCCCGCTGAAGGGTGAGGAGGCGGTGAGGGAGAGGAGGAGCATCATAGTTGGAATAGACCCGGGCATAACCGTCGGAATAGCCGCCATAGACCTGAAGGGGAATATAGTGGCCCTTCACAGCGAGAGAAACATGCCCGTCGGCGAGGTCTTCAGGTTCATAAGCGAGGTCGGCCACCCGGTTGTGGTTGCGACCGACGTTTCCCCCGCCCCGGGCTTCGTCGAGAAGATAGCCCGCTCCTTCAAGGCCAACCTCTTTGTCCCCAGGGAGAGCCTCCGGGTTGAGGAGAAGAACGAGCTCCTCAGGGGCCTTGGGATAAAGGTCGAGGACGACCACCAGCGGGACGCTTTGGCTGCCGCTTACAAGGCCTACCTCAGGCTCAAGCCGAAGCTGGAGCACATTGATGCCAAACTGCGCGATGCTGGGCTTAGCAAGAAGGCCGACGAGGTTAAGGCCCTCGTCATTCAGGGCTACAACCTCGGCGAGGCGATGCAGAGGGTGGCCGCGAGGAGGGAGGACAGAAGGCCGGAGCCTCGGCAGGAGGAAAGCGGGAGCGTCGATGTACGGCCCTACCTCAGGAAAATCCGGGAGCTTGAGGAGAGGATAGAGTTCCTCGAGCGGGAGAACGAGGAGCTTCGCGGGATAATCAGGGAGCAGAGGAGAACCATCGAGAGGCTCGAGAGGCGCATAGCTGACTACGACGAGGAGGTGAGGAGGAAGGTACTCCGCGAGAGGGAGCTTGAGGCGAAGGTTAAGCGCATAGAGGTGTTGGAAAAGCAGCTTAAGGAAGCCAAGGCGGTCATAGAGAGGCTGAGCAGGGATCTGGTCCAGGTCAAGCGCATGAACGTGGTTGAAATCCGCGGCAGCGCGGTTCCCCTCAAGGTCATGAACGTCCTCAGCTGGCGCGAACTTGAGAGGCTGGAACGGGAGGTCGGGATAAGGAGGGGTGATGTGCTCTTCGTCCTCAATCCGGCAGGGGCGGGGAAGGCCATAGCCGAGGAGCTGGTCGAGAAGGGGATAGGGGCTTTGATAACGGAGAGGCCCCTTCCGGAGCCGGTGAGGGAAGTGCTGAGAGAGGCCCACGTGCCCTTCTTCACGAGCGAAGAGCTTGACGTCAAGCGTGTCGATGAGTTCGCGGTGGTTGAGCGGGAGACCCTGGAGGGGGCCATCGAGGAACTGCTGTCGAGGTGGGAGCGGGAGGACGAGAGAAGAGAGGCGGAAAAGGTTCTCCGTCTTCTGGAGGAGTACCGGCTGGAGAGGAAGAAGGAGCTTCTCCGGAGGGCCGAGGAGGAGGCGAGGGCGGGGAGAAAGACTTAA
- the pcp gene encoding pyroglutamyl-peptidase I, with product MKVLVTGFEPFGGERINPSWEAVSRLPEEIEGAEIVKRRLPVTFRGVRELLPKLIVEERPDVVILTGQAGGRPNITVERVAINVMDSTMPDNEGFAPEDEPVFEGAPAAYFATLPIKAIVKALRKANIPAGISNTAGTYVCNAAMFTALHTIAVAGMETRAGFIHVPFSHEQALEKPRPSMALETIARAIEVAVRTSLEV from the coding sequence ATGAAGGTTCTCGTCACGGGTTTCGAGCCCTTCGGAGGGGAGAGGATCAATCCCTCATGGGAGGCCGTTTCCAGGCTTCCGGAGGAAATTGAGGGGGCGGAGATAGTTAAGCGCAGGCTTCCGGTGACGTTCCGGGGTGTCAGGGAGCTCCTCCCAAAGCTGATAGTGGAGGAGAGACCGGACGTCGTTATCCTGACCGGCCAGGCGGGGGGCAGGCCGAACATCACCGTCGAGAGGGTTGCGATAAACGTCATGGACAGCACGATGCCCGACAACGAGGGCTTTGCCCCGGAGGACGAGCCGGTGTTCGAGGGCGCTCCAGCGGCGTACTTCGCGACGCTCCCCATAAAGGCCATAGTGAAGGCCCTGAGGAAGGCGAATATACCGGCGGGGATTTCAAACACCGCCGGGACCTACGTCTGCAACGCGGCCATGTTCACGGCGCTTCACACGATAGCCGTGGCTGGAATGGAAACCAGGGCTGGCTTCATTCACGTGCCCTTCAGCCACGAGCAGGCCCTGGAAAAGCCGAGGCCTTCGATGGCCCTCGAGACCATAGCGCGGGCCATTGAGGTCGCGGTCAGAACCTCGCTGGAGGTCTGA
- a CDS encoding geranylgeranyl reductase family protein has protein sequence MRYDVLIIGGGPAGNYLANLLARDFSVAVVEKKGSFGGKACTGIIGAENYERLGLPEEAVLNELRGAVFYSRIQNFEIERKSPQAYLVDRKALEKSLAERAVRRGVDYYMATTFRGFRNGKAVLQHLGERLEVEADFYVGADGVNSAVARAIGAKTKAEFLSGYEVEVVGEFRKDFVEVWVNKDMNGDFFMWVAPVNEGLARVGTLGSIEALNRFLRVRMLRPTSIVEFKAGTVGFGWRKPWVRGNVALLGDAALQIKPTTAGGIVFGMLCARALREALLAGKPESYEKLCGAIKNQISFGMRFRRIFRGMSQEDIERVFEVLGSREAREVIESQADFDDHVKTAKAILRRPKLLAKLIRISPSIVRYLV, from the coding sequence ATGAGGTACGATGTTCTCATAATCGGCGGCGGGCCTGCCGGCAACTACCTGGCCAACCTGCTCGCGAGGGACTTCAGCGTCGCGGTCGTCGAGAAGAAGGGTTCCTTCGGGGGCAAGGCCTGCACCGGAATAATAGGGGCCGAGAACTACGAGAGGCTGGGCCTTCCCGAGGAGGCCGTTCTCAACGAACTGCGCGGGGCCGTTTTTTATTCCAGGATTCAGAACTTCGAGATAGAGAGGAAAAGCCCCCAGGCTTACCTGGTCGATAGAAAGGCCCTGGAGAAGAGCCTCGCGGAGAGGGCCGTTAGGAGGGGCGTGGATTATTACATGGCCACAACTTTCAGGGGGTTCAGGAACGGAAAGGCCGTCCTCCAGCACCTGGGCGAGAGGCTTGAGGTGGAGGCGGACTTCTACGTCGGGGCCGACGGGGTAAACAGTGCGGTGGCGAGGGCAATCGGGGCCAAAACTAAGGCCGAGTTCCTGAGCGGCTACGAGGTCGAAGTTGTCGGCGAGTTCAGGAAGGATTTCGTCGAGGTCTGGGTGAACAAGGACATGAACGGGGACTTCTTCATGTGGGTGGCCCCGGTGAACGAGGGGCTGGCGAGGGTCGGAACCCTCGGGAGCATCGAGGCCCTCAACCGCTTCCTCCGGGTGAGAATGCTCAGGCCAACCTCCATAGTCGAGTTCAAGGCCGGAACGGTGGGCTTCGGCTGGAGGAAGCCCTGGGTGAGGGGCAACGTGGCACTGCTCGGCGACGCCGCGCTCCAGATAAAACCGACCACCGCGGGAGGCATAGTCTTTGGAATGCTCTGCGCCAGGGCGCTGAGGGAGGCCCTGCTGGCAGGGAAGCCCGAGAGCTATGAAAAGCTCTGCGGAGCGATCAAAAACCAGATAAGCTTTGGAATGCGGTTCAGGAGGATATTCAGGGGAATGAGCCAGGAGGACATCGAGAGGGTCTTCGAGGTGCTCGGGAGCAGGGAGGCGAGGGAGGTCATAGAGAGCCAGGCGGACTTCGACGACCACGTGAAGACCGCGAAGGCGATACTCAGGAGGCCGAAACTCCTCGCAAAGCTAATAAGGATAAGCCCGAGCATCGTCCGCTACCTCGTGTGA